In Nicotiana tabacum cultivar K326 chromosome 17, ASM71507v2, whole genome shotgun sequence, one DNA window encodes the following:
- the LOC107810199 gene encoding putative polyol transporter 6, which translates to MMEKAGGENPTRINQYACACAIVASMISIIFGYDTGVMSGAMIFVKEEFKINDAKTEVLAGILNLCALVGSLCAGRTSDYIGRRYTIVIASLIFLCGSVIMGYGPSYAILLVGRCVAGLGVGFALMIAPVYSAEVSSPSSRGFLTSLPEVGISIGILLGYLSNYIFSRLSLKLGWRMMLGIAAIPSLFLAIGILKMPESPRWLIMKGRLGDAKKILYKVSNDPQEAEVRLREIKQAVGIDENCNDDIVKIPDSIKSQGEGVWKELLLRPTPSLRWILIAGVGIHFFEHATGIEAVILYSHKIFDKAGIHDHSHQILATVGVGFTKFIFIVLSTFLIDKVGRRKLLLTSLSGMVVTLTALGIFLTLAENSGGKLLWALVLSIITTYAVVMFFNIGLGPVTWVYSAEIFPLKYRALGAGIGVAVNRLMNATVSMSFLSISAAITTGGAFFLFAGISVVALIFFYFFLPETKGKSLEEMEAVFTRGRRSENVNREVEIAKH; encoded by the exons ATGATGGAGAAGGCTGGTGGAGAAAATCCCACAAGGATTAACCAATATGCCTGTGCTTGTGCCATTGTTGCCTCCATGATATCCATCATCTTTGGCTATG ATACTGGTGTGATGAGTGGAGCAATGATCTTTGTCAAAGAAGAGTTTAAAATCAATGATGCAAAAACAGAAGTACTAGCAGGGATCCTAAATTTATGTGCTTTAGTTGGCTCACTTTGTGCTGGAAGAACCTCTGATTATATTGGCCGACGTTACACCATTGTTATAGCTTCCTTAATTTTCTTGTGTGGATCCGTTATAATGGGATACGGTCCAAGTTACGCGATTTTGTTGGTAGGAAGATGTGTTGCTGGACTTGGTGTTGGCTTTGCACTCATGATTGCACCTGTTTATTCTGCAGAAGTTTCATCTCCATCGTCGCGTGGATTCCTAACTTCTCTTCCAGAAGTTGGAATTAGCATTGGTATTTTACTAGGTTATTTGTCCAACTATATCTTTTCTAGATTGTCACTTAAACTTGGTTGGAGAATGATGTTAGGAATTGCTGCAATTCCTTCACTTTTCTTGGCAATTGGCATTCTCAAAATGCCAGAGTCCCCTAGATGGCTAATTATGAAAGGCCGTTTAGGAGACGCCAAGAAAATATTGTACAAAGTTTCTAATGATCCTCAAGAAGCTGAAGTTCGATTGAGGGAAATTAAACAAGCTGTAGGGATCGACGAAAATTGTAACGATGACATTGTCAAGATTCCGGATTCAATAAAGTCACAAGGTGAAGGTGTTTGGAAAGAATTGCTGCTAAGACCAACACCATCACTTAGATGGATTTTAATTGCTGGTGTGGGAATTCATTTCTTTGAACATGCAACTGGGATTGAAGCTGTGATATTGTACAGTCATAAAATCTTTGACAAAGCAGGAATTCATGACCATAGTCACCAAATTCTTGCCACAGTTGGGGTTGGTTTTACTAAGTTCATATTTATAGTTCTCTCCACTTTCTTGATTGACAAAGTTGGGAGAAGAAAACTATTGTTAACAAGTTTAAGTGGCATGGTAGTGACATTAACTGCACTTGGGATTTTCTTGACTTTGGCAGAAAACTCTGGTGGGAAACTTCTTTGGGCTTTGGTCCTTAGCATAATTACAACTTATGCAGTTGTGATGTTTTTCAATATTGGGCTTGGGCCTGTTACTTGGGTATATAGTGCTGAGATATTTCCACTTAAGTACAGGGCATTGGGAGCTGGTATTGGTGTTGCTGTTAATAGGTTGATGAATGCTACTGTTTCAATGAGTTTTCTGTCCATTTCTGCAGCTATTACTACAGGAGGTGCTTTCTTCTTGTTTGCTGGGATATCTGTGgtggctttgattttcttttactttttcttgCCTGAGACTAAAGGAAAGTCTTTGGAAGAAATGGAAGCTGTTTTTACTAGAGGCAGACGTTCTGAGAATGTTAACAGAGAGGTGGAGATTGCAAAACATTGA
- the LOC142171847 gene encoding uncharacterized protein LOC142171847: MGYMVYVELKKENREFGMYPLCITTLDKEIVDGGGLFQRYLMQLDATDGVNKFDTVDTLTLVSLNSGEPIEIFEPERDLIISNTNQKEVMAGQVFKDKATLKAVMEQYAIAERFQLRVDRSNAIRLTIVVDGSHLKSAYTGTFVSASTLDGAAYGVVDSENDVAWLWFFEQFKVAYGERENMYIVSDRNESIIKSLSRVHEKLSEVYFSMEKVYTKDEFDSLIEKMQKIDIRVKDYLELAGYKKWANSYAPVNQGWTMTSNIAESINSALVSPRELPIYDFLEEVRKMFGRWNCSNRKEASHTYTTIGKIYQEILTLHEALSTHMSVSFVCYNYLH, from the exons ATGGGTTACATGGTGTATGtagagttgaaaaaggagaacaGAGAATTCGGGATGTATCCATTGTGTATAACTACATTGGATAAAGAAATTGTAGATGGAGGAGGTTTATTTCAAAGATACCTAATGCAACTTGACGCAACCGATGGGGTGAATAAATTTGATACAGTCGATACACTTACACTTGTGTCTTTAAACTCAGGTGAACCAATTGAGATTTTCGAACCGGAAAGGGATTTGATTATTTCAAATACTAATCAAAAAGAGGTGATGGCTGGACAAGTATTTAAGGATAAGGCCACATTAAAGGCGGTGATGGAGCAATATGCAATTGCTGAAAGGTTTCAATTACGTGTTGATAGGTCAAATGCTATCAG ACTCACCATCGTTGTGGATGGCAGCCACCTAAAGTCAGCATACACAGGGACATTCGTCTCGGCTAGCACGTTGGATGGTGCAG CATATGGTGTAGTTGATTCAGAGAATGATGTTGCTTGGTTGTGGTTCTTTGAGCAATTTAAGGTAGCTTATGGTGAGCGGGAAAACATGTACATTGTTTCAGATAGGAATGAGAGCATCATCAAATCTTTATCCAGAGT tcatgaGAAGTTGAGCGAGGTATACTTTTCAATGGAAAAAGTATACACCAAGGATGAATTTGATAGTCTAATAGAAAAGATGCAGAAGATAGATATTCGGGTGAAAGATTACTTGGAATTAGCTGGATACAAAAAGTGGGCTAATTCTTATGCACCTGTTAACCAGGGATGGACTATGACGTCAAATATTGCTGAGTCAATCAATTCGGCACTTGTATCACCAAGAGAATTGCCAATATATGACTTCCTAGAAGAAGTTAGGAAGATGTTTGGACGTTGGAATTGCAGCAATCGAAAAGAAGCTTCACACACCTATACAACGATTGGCAAAATATATCAGGAGATTCTTACATTGCATGAGGCATTGTCTACACATATGTCTGTAAGTTTTGTTTGCTATAATTACTTGCATTGA